One Silene latifolia isolate original U9 population chromosome 4, ASM4854445v1, whole genome shotgun sequence DNA segment encodes these proteins:
- the LOC141653808 gene encoding methylsterol monooxygenase 1-1-like — MLPYKTIIDAETTLNRSLTYSETLWFNYSVNKSDYFLYCHNILFLFLIFSLIPLPLIFAELFRWFNVDRYKIQPKVKLSFSEIMSCYKTVMKMFFLIVGPLQLVSYPSVKLIGIRTGLPLPSGWEIVTQLIVYFIVEDYTNYWIHRMLHGKWGYEKIHKVHHEYTAPIGFAAPYAHWAEVLILGIPSFLGPAIAPGHMITFWLWIALRQIEAIETHSGYDFPWTPTKYIPFYGGAEHHDYHHYVGGQSQSNFASVFTYCDYIYGTDKGFRYQKKLLAKLKEESSSNGQQNGLKTE, encoded by the exons ATGTTGCCTTACAAAACAATAATCGATGCAGAAACCACATTAAATCGTTCCTTAACCTATTCAGAAACATTATGGTTTAATTACTCTGTTAATAAATCTGATTATTTCTTGTATTGTCACAacattttattcctttttctaaTTTTTTCTTTAATCCCTCTTCCTCTTATTTTCGCTGAACTTTTCCGTTGGTTTAATGTCGACCGTTACAAAATCCAACCTAAAGTCAAACTCTCCTTTTCTGAGATCATGTCTTGTTATAAAACTGTTATGAAGATGTTCTTCCTTATTGTGGGTCCCCTTCAGCTTGTCTCTTATCCTTCCGTCAAG TTAATTGGCATAAGGACGGGATTGCCATTGCCGTCAGGGTGGGAGATAGTGACCCAATTAATTGTATACTTCATTGTTGAGGATTACACAAATTACTGGATTCATAGAATGTTACATGGTAAATGGGGATACGAGAAGATTCACAAGGTGCACCATGAGTATACCGCCCCAATTGGCTTTGCTGCACCTTATGCACATTGGGCCGAAGTTCTAATCCTCGGGATTCCTTCTTTTCTTGGCCCTGCCATTGCTCCCGGTCACATGATTACATTTTGGTTGTGGATTGCTTTGAGGCAGATTGAGGCTATTGAAACGCACAGCGG ATATGACTTCCCTTGGACCCCAACAAAGTACATTCCTTTCTATGGTGGTGCTGAGCATCATGATTACCATCATTATGTCGGTGGACAAAGCCAAAGTAATTTTGCTTCAGTATTCACATACTGTGATTATATATATGGGACTGACAAG GGCTTTCGCTATCAGAAGAAGCTCCTCGCCAAG TTGAAAGAAGAATCGAGCAGCAACGGTCAACAAAATGGACTCAAAACCGAATAG